The sequence AGGAAAGAGCGCGCGTATCCCTTTCGTCAGGACACACCTCGGTCTTTGAGCTAAAGAGCGGTTTCGCCGACTGGATCAAAAGAGGCAGGGATTTCGAGGCAGGCTTCACCTTCAAGGCGTACTCGTTGGGATCCATGCCCCTTGGGAACTGGACTCGAAAGCAATCGATTCCTATCGAGCCAAGACGCGAAGCGTCACGCTCTGCGGCTCGATCACCCGCTTCGTCGGAATCGTAGGCAAGGAAGACGCGTCGTATCTTCCTCCTCCTAAATGCCTCCAGATGCTCGTCGGTGAAGCCTTCGGTTCCCCAGATGCAAGTCACGTTTCGAAGGCCAGCGCACCAGAACGTAAGAGCGTCGATCACGCTTTCGGTCAGGATGACTTCGGGGCTTTCGAACGCCTTCGCGTTCAACAGGCCGCGATGCGGCCCAGCCAAGTAAAGGTGATAGATCCCGCTCTTCTGCTTGCCCATCCGGCGACCGTAAATCTCCGCCACGTTCCCCGACTCGTCGAAGATCGGGAAGACAAGGCAGCCGTTAAAGTGCTCGTGCCCAGACTCTCGATACAATCCGAGCTTCGTCAGGCGCTCGCGGATTTCTGCGCCGTCCTTGCGGTTCTTCTGCGGCAATCTCAAGCCAAGCGTTCGGTCGGCGAAGCCGATCCTGAAGGCCTCGATCGCTTCGCGGGAGATTCCGCGGTTGTCCAGGTATTCCAAGGCCGGAGGCGTCGCAAGCAATCGCTCGCGGTAGTAGTCGAGCGTTTGCCTAAACAAGGCGTGATCATTGGCGTCGAAGGCGACGGGGCTTTCCAGCTTCGGAACCGTCGCCCTCTTCGCGGCTTCGCCGCCAAAAAGCCGGGGGTTCTGCTCTCGCAGAAGCTCCACGGCGTGACGGAAGGAAACGCCGTCGCTTCGCATCACGAAGTCGACGACGCTTCCAGCCGCACCGCAGCCCATGCAGTGAAAGAGGTTCTTCGATGGGGTGACCACGAACGAAGGGCTGTCGTCGTCGTGGAAGGGACACTTGCCGATGAGGTCTTTCGACCCGTGGGGCTTAAGCTCGATGTTCTTCGAGCGAACGAGCGTCGCGAGGTCTACCTCGCGCTTGAGCCGCTCAAGCTCTTCTTCTGGGATTCTGGGCATGGGCTGGTTTTCTCAAAATGCGTCAAGTCCGAAGTTGGGAAAATAATTACTCGAAGTAATATTACTATCAGTAATATCGTAAAGCATAAAATTACACGATCTGCCATGAACACCCGTATAATGCGTCCACTAAATCTGATCTTCCCCATGGACTCCGACTTCAACAACGCCATGGCCCAGCGACTAATTCAGCTGCGCAAGAACGAAGGACTGACGCAAGTCGAGGTCGCCGAGCGTCTCGGCATATCCCAAGGGACCTACGCGCACTACGAGCGAGGCTTCAGGCGGATTCCCCTTGAAAGACTACCCTCGCTCGCTCAGGCATTGAGCACGACCGAGGAGGAGCTGCTAGGCCTCGAACGCAAAAACGGCAAGCGTGGCCCTGCGTCGCAGCTCGAACGCCGTTTCGAGGCGATTCGAAAGCTGCCTCAAACGAGGCAGAAGGAGATCCTCAAGGTCGTGGACGCCCTGCTCGCGCAGGCGTCTTAGATTCGTATGGATAATTCTAATACAGTTGATATTGGGAAGATTCTGTTCTCCCGATGCCTAGAAGCTGGCCATTGGCCCGACAAGATCCAGTTCACCAAGTACCTCTACCTCCTCGACTACTGCCACTGGCGATTTCACGGCAGGCAAGCCACCGCCATAAACTGGAAGTTCTTCCACTACGGCCCCTGGTCTCAGGATGCCTCCATTGCAATGAACGGCGTCCAGGACCATTTCAGAGTCGGGTGGAGAGACTTCAGGGAAGACGACGAACGAGAGTTCTACGGCTTCGACCGCATCAACGAGAAGCTATCCATCGGGATGGAAGGCATGATCCAGAGCATCCTGAAGGCATTCAAGGACCGCGACGTCAGCAAAGTCATAGACTTCTGCTACGAACGAACCGAACCGATGCTCGCCGCAGAGCGAGGCGACGAGCTCGACTTCTCCACCGTTCCCGTAAACAAAGAGATGCCGGCCTTCATCGACAAGCCGGCGACTATGGAGATGCCCAAGGCGACCGAAGCGGGAGCAAGCAGAAGAGCCGCATACCAAGCGAAGGCCGAACGCCTCAAGGCGAAGGCCAGGAAGTGGAGAGAGGCGATGGAGTCGCCTGCCTACAAGGAGGCGATGGACGTCATCGCTAAGCAAAAAACTGCGGACCTGCCGAAGATCGAGGGCAAGTCAGCCTTCATGAGCAAGGAAGCGATCGAGGAACTCAGAGGACTTAAGGATGGCTGATCCCTACATAATTCTAAGCAAAGTCGGACAGCGGACCCACAGGCCCGGCCAGATATTTTGGGCGCCGGCCCCAATGATATCCAACCGAGCCATCGGGTTGAGACTCGGCTTCCTCAAGGAGGGGCAGGACATTTCGACGCTTCCCCTAAAGGCGGAAGCCTTGACGCCAAAGGAGATCGGCAAGCCCAGAGAGTCCGAGAAGGTCGAGTTCCACAAGCGGATGCCGCTGCCCGAGATCGGACTCAAGAGCAACGAGGATCTCATTGTATCCAAAGTTAAGTTACGTCCTGCCCTGCTAATACACTGCGACCCGGTCAACCTTCGCAAGCAGGCCAATCATTTCGCCGGAATCCTGCCCAAGGCTCCCAACCCTAGTTACTACGTCTTCGCTCCGATCTACTCGCTTCGCAAAAGCGAAGTCGACCACGGCTTCCCCGAGGCCTTCATCGAAGCCGTCAAGAACGACGAGTTTCCGAACATGCTTTACCTGCCGGCATTTCGAACCGAGCTTCCCAACGACTCCGTCGCCGTGCTGAACGATCCTTTCGCGGCCGGAATCAACGCGATTGAGGAGACGACGCTTCAGCTCGATCCGCTCGAGCTCGCCTCGAAGCTCGAGGAGTTCGGCGAACACGTGCAAGGCGAGATATTGCTTCAGGCGGAAGAAGCGGGTTCCGCAGTCTGATTCCGACTGTTTTTCTTTAGCGGCCCAAAAACATCAGCCGCAGGCGTCAAGGTGGAGATCCGCGGAGCGGATACGACCTTGACGGCGAAGGCTAACCTATCGAAGCCGCTAAAGGATAAAAGCGTCGGGGGCTAGGCCCGACAAGATCGGGGCCTTCCTGAGGTACGAAGGATGGCCTAGGTTTTACCCACGGCTCGCTCTCGCTTGCGAGTGCGTTCGCTAGATCTTCAGTCCGTAAGGGCGGAGAGGCGTGGGCCGGGTGGCGGGGCCATTGGCTGGACGCCGCAGCCGCCGAGCTGGCGATTCGCGGCTACGCCGTGAAGCGACAGCACTTGTCCGACGGCCCGAAGGGACTAGTTTGCTGGCGTAGGTGGAGACGCGAATCGCAAGCCGGGGCTAGCGAGCGTTCCAGGCACCGGCACAGACACACGGCCTGCGCCTCGGAGCCCCCACACTGTGTGTGGGAGGACAGGGATCGGGTGCCCCGCATCGGCACGAAGTGACGAAAGCTCGCGGGGCGGGTCCCGGGGAGGAAGGGAAGCAAGCAGCAAGCATGACAGACGGAACGGCTGGCGGGCTGGGTGCTGCTGCCCTGACGGGTGGGGCACTATATATGCAAGGAGGCGTGGAAGGAAGCTAGGTTAGCTGACTGTGCCGACGAAGCAGAGCACATGAGATGACAGCTTTGCTGGCAGCAGTGCGGAGCACCGACGAGCTTGCCGAGGAGCATGTGCCACACTGCAGGAGTTGAACGCAAGTTGAGTTGTAGTTGGTTTATGGATTAATCTTCGAAGTGAGTCCATTGCTTCGATTCCTTCCCCTTCCTCAAACTATACCAAAAACCAAGAGCTAAACTAAAAACACCTAGGATCAGATTTTCTAGGTAAAGCACCTTCCAACTCCCATTGATCGCGGCAACTACAGAGCAAACAAGCAATCCTGTAGTGCCAACTATCATGATCCAGAAAAACGATTTTTTCCGCTCAAAATAATAGCAGACCCATGAGCAGGGAGCATTTAAGAAAAATATATTTAGCAAGAGGCTAAATGGCGTCATTTGGAAAAACTGAATCGGGTCCATAATTCTATCGGCTGAAGACTCCAGTCCCCACATAGACCACCTTTCCACTTCCACCAATGACAGAAGCAGTGCCACTTCTTCCCTCATACATTGACAGAGCATGTGCTCCAACATGACCGTAGTGCGACAGATTAAGCCCGAGCTGCTCTAAGTTTGCTCCTGCACTTCTAAAACTTCCAGACCTAAGATCACGGACAAGCGAGGTTGCCGGAGCGATGTCCTTAGCAGGACTTCTAAAACCAAAGACAACGCTCAATATCGAACTGATTGAATGAAGATCAATTTCCGAGCGAAGACTCAACTTATCGCTATCAAAGCCTATGGATGCATAGGCAGCTGCGTTAATGTAATAAACCAAAGCCGCCTGTTTACCTGAGTTTATTATCGTCGGAATCCAACCTATGTTGTTCCACGGAGGAGGTAATGATGCGGCAAAACCAGCGTAAGAGGAAAGCGCAAGAGTCTTAAAGAGAGATTCCTGCGGGTTGATCATATCTTGAAGGGTATCAATCATCCCATTTATATTGGCTGCTCCTGCAGGATTGAGAGAAGCCAACTCGGCAGACAGACCCTGTAGCTCCCTAATCAGAGGTGCAGCAACCGAAACAGTGCGAGCTTGGATACCAACGTTAACAAGAAACGCTGTTCTAAATGCCGCCATCGAGTGCAGCATTAACCTGGCAAAATTCCCTTGAGCTAAGGTAACCATCGCCACGTTCCCGCTCGGGTCGACCATCATCACCGGGTTGTTGTGCGCATAGAGGTATTTATGCAGCGTCAACGGCTCGCCGTTCCTTCCCTCGTAGGTATCCATGTTGTGGAAACGTCCGGTGCCAGCATTCAAGTAACGGGCTCGCAGAAAGTACATTCCAAGGTCGGCATCGTACTGCTCGCCCGTGTAGAGGTATACATTTTTGGTCGCAGCACTCGAACTGAGCAGGATACCGAAGGCGTCGTACTCGTACTCGTCCGTGACCGTTTCCGTCTCATCGACCAGAGCTCGGACGCTACCGTGACCGTCGTAGAGGTACCAGCTCGTTCCCTCATCGCGGGTCTGGCTAATCAGATCGTGACCGTAGGTGTAGCGGGCAGCTAGACTGTAGCCTGCTCCTTCGTTGAGACGTTCCTCGACGACCTGAGCGTAGCCGGTGTGGTTGTTGAGGTCCACTAGGTAACTCGTGTTACGAAGCACGGACTGGGATATATCCAGCAACTGCTTGCCGACCCGGTTGCCGTCGGCGTCATAACTGAGATTGATCACCTGCCCGTCTTCACGGATGCGGCGGATCAAGCGGTTCCGGAAATCGTAGACGTCCGTGACCGTATCCGAAATCCCCTCACGGCCATCGACAGAGCTGAGCGTATTGCCGTTCGCATCGTAGACGTTTCCGTCGAGCCGGTCGTTGTCGTCGTAGGTGAAGTTTTGCCCGTTCACTCCGTGCAAGCTAGAAACGCGGCTGGTACGATTGCCTACGGCGTCGTAGCCGTAAGCAACGATCCCGCTAGCTCCGCTCGAGGTGCCGAGAATCGTCTCCTTGCTCAGCCGGTAGAGGCTATCGTACTCGTAATGCGTCACTCGTCCGCGGGCTTCCGCGATCGTTTCTCGGTTACCGGCATTGCCGAGGGTGTAGGCATAACTCTGGGCTAAACTCGTGTCGCTTCGCAAGATTGAGAGATTCGTCAATCGGTTGAGCGTGTCGTAGGCGTAGTCGTGACGGATGCCATTGCCGTAGACGATCGTATCCAAGTTGCCCACATCGTCGTAGGTGTAGCTGGTCAAGGATAGGCTGGCCGCCAAGCGGTCGTCATTGACCGATTCCAGTCGATTGAGCGCATCGTAGGTATAACGGTTCTGGATACCGTCGGCATTCGATGAAGTCGTCGACTCGAGATTTCCGGCTACGTCGTAAGCGTAGGACAAGGTCCCTTCAGGCGTGGAGCGAGTCGCGAGGCGATTGCGCTCGTCGTAAGTTCGCGTCTCGTTGTAGAGAGTCTGCTCTCCATGCGATTGGCCGTTGACGACGGCGGAGGTGAGCAGGTTGCCGGCGACGTCGTAACTGCGCTCGATCCAAGAGGGAGCGTTGTAATGCGTCAGGGACGGATGAGTCGGGTCGGCGGTTTCTTTCACGAGGCGGTTCTGTCGGTCGTACTCAAAAACGGTAGTATAGCCATTGAAATCGGTCTTGGCAATGAGGTTGCCTAGCGCGTCGTATTGGTAGCTTTCCTCTTGGAGTTCCGGGAGGATGCGCTTCACGCGGCGGCCCAGCTCGTCGTACTCGTACTTAGTCTCACGGCCTTCGGCGTCGATCTGGGAGGTCTGGTTGCCCCTGCTGTCGTAGCCGTAATAAGTGACAGGACGAGGATCGCCAGCGGCGGGAGCAGGCTGCCGGACTTCGACCAGACGGCCAAGAGCGTCATAGACGTAGTCAGTTCTTAGGCCATTCTGATCAATGATCGCGATCCGGCGACCGAGGGCGTCGTAGACCGTTTCGTTGTAGGTGCCATCGTGGAAGGTGGTGCGTGTCGGACGGTTGAGCGCGTCGTACTCGAAAAGCGTCAAGTGACCATTGGCATCGAGCACGGAGGTCTGGTTTCCGTTCAAGTCGTAGGACGACACAGTCTCGTTGAGCAGCGGATCGATAACCTTGGCCCGGTGACCGGAGCAACCGCAGTTTTCGTCGTACTCGTAGAGAGTGACTTTGCCTCGCTCGTCTACGGTGGCCTCCACCCTGCCGATCGAATCGTAGATGGTGTGCGTCTCAGTATTGTCGGACGGATCGAGGTCCTCTCCGTTCTCATCGACAAGACCGATGAAGCGGACGGTGGTTTGACGACCGTGGGCGTCATAGTCGTACTTCATCAACCGGCCTAGGACGTCCGAGTACGATGATTGACGACCCTCGGCGTCGTAAGTCCAGGACTCGCTAGCGAGGAGCGCGTCATTCTCATCGTACCGAGCGGATTGCGTACGGTTTCCGTAGTCATCGTAAACGAACTCTGAATAGCGGCCGAGGGCATCGGTCTGCCGCGAAACCTGGCCGCGGGAGTCGTAATCGGTTGAAGACGAAGTCAGAAGGATGTCGTTCGCATCGTAAACAACAGTAGAGGTCTGCCGCCCTTCCCCATCGTAGTCGTAGTCCGTGTAGCGGTAGAGCACGGCTTGCGTCGTCTCGCTAGCGCCTTCGGGCAAATCGTAGTCCTTGCTGCGAATCTGTTGGCCTAGACTGTCGTACTCGAAACTCTGATACTGGACAAGGACGCCATCAGCGTCATAGACAGCGCTAGAGGTTTGATAGCCCTCGAGGCTGATAGTGAAAACGGTCTGGTTCCCTAACGGATCGGTGATGGACTCGAGGTTCCCGCTGGCATCGTAGGTGAACTGCGTGACATTCTCCAAGGCATCCGTTTGTGACAACAGGTTGCCGCTGGCGTCATAGGCGAAGGTAGTGGTGTTGCTCAATGCATCCGTAATGGTAAGCGGATTATTCGCTGAATCGTAAGTGTAGGAGGTCGTGGAGGCAGTCGGTATTCCATCCACGGATACGGTTTGGGTTTCGCTGAGGAGGTTGTCGCTGCCATCGTAGCTGCGCTCCGTAACGTTTCCGAGGGAATCGGTCACCTTCGTCTCGTTTCCTCGAGCGTCGTACTCGTAAGCGGTCGACTGCACGAGGATGCCTTCCGTATCGAAGACCTCGGTTAGAGTCACGTCCCCTTCGATATCGTAGGTGTGAACTGTTGTTACACCGAGGCGGTTCACCACGGTCTCCTTGAAGTTCTCGATATCATGGATGAAGTCGAAGCTCTCCCCGTTCGCGTCCGTCTGGGAGGCAAGCCTGCCGTTGGCGTCAAATTCGCTGGCAAGCACAGACTTGCCGTCTGGACCGACGATGTCGGTCAGGTAATTCGGGAAGTGCGGGTTTTCGTAGAGGTAGGTGAAGGTCTCGTCGCTCCGATTGGTGAAGGTCTCCAGTCTACCTTCCGCATCGTAGGCGTACGAGAGAGTCTGATTTTCCGGATCTGTGATCGCGGTAATGCGGCCCTCTGCATCCCGAGTAAACGCAATGCCAAGACCGCTGCTGTGAGCGACGCCATCGTCGCTGATGGTCAGCGTATTGCCATTACGATCCGTCATGGAGAGAAGACCTAGGTCCTCGTCGATCACGAACTCCTGCCCTTCCTCCGTGGTGTACTTGAAACGCTTGGGATCGAAGACGTCGAAGGCGAAGGCTTCGGACTCGAGGTCAGTCTCTCCGCTGAAGGAACTGATCCATACCTCGTCGTCTCCGACTATTTCGAGCGAGCCGAGCGTGTCGCCCAGCGGTTCGAATGCGATCTTCGGATCCCGAAGCGGGGTGTGGTCCTTGTAAGCCGGGCTGGCGACTGCCTTGAAAACCGCGACCGAGTCATCCGGCAGTCGAATCAATACGAGGTTGTCGCGGGACGATTCGACGCGGTAACGGATGGTATCGCCAAAGAACGGGACAGATACGGCTTCTTGGGTCGCCATCCAGTTCGTTCCGATCGGACGGTTTTTCTGGATAAGCATGTTGCTTAGAGCCATCTGCCATCCGTTTCCGAAGTCGCCTTTTGAAGCATCTCTGCTATCGTAGGATCGTACTACCTGCATCGGAAATCCGGATACAGGGACGCTGAGGTCTTCGAAGGCTAGCGATAGGTTTCCAACCTTCATGCCTCCATCGACTACGATTACCGCTTCGTCGCTGGCAGTGCGTCCCAGCAGATCGGTTGTCTCCAAGCGAAGCTCATACAATCCGTTAAGCAGCACCGTCGTATCTAAAGCAGCGAGCAATCCTTCCACTACCGGCGATTCGGAGGACGCAAGAGTTCTCCAAGTGACCTCACCCGCTTTGCGGATTAAAACCTCGTAACGATCGATGATCTCGGAAGAGGCAGTTCCCATCAAATCCGTTGGGGCAGTAACGATTGACGCTTGATCCTGCGAGAGGATCGCCACCGGCGCAGCTACTTGGGGATCTACGACGGAAATCTCGTGGATTTTCGATGTAGCAGCCTGCCCACGACCATCGTTCGCGACCGCGTACACGGCTATCCTCCCATTGACCACATCGACCAAAGCGGCTGGTAGGCTCAACCTGTGCGTAAGCGACCCGGGAAGCGGGGGAACGCTTCCAACTGATTCGCCGTTTACGAAAAACTCCACAGACCTCGCAGGTGTTTGGCCTGCGAAGGCGTCGGCTTGAAGAATGATGCTTTGCTCCAGAGTAAATACGTCGCCTGTCGCAGGCAGCGTCAAAGAAACGTCAACGTCATCGTAGGCGGTAACGGTTATCAGATCTGAGGCAAGATACTCTCCATCGTACGCATCTAAGCGCAGCTGGTAAACGCCAGCGCTACCGAAAACCACCCCACTTTGCGGGTCGTACTGGTCATCGAAAGTCAACCGTCCCGCACTTGATACGACCGTCCAAGACGTCGAAAGACTGTGACCCAAGGGCAAGTCATCGTCTAGAGCACTTCCTTCAAGCGTCAGGATTTCGCCGACCTGAACCGTGCGATCCATCCCCGCTGACACAATTGGAGGATTGTTTTCGAATACTCCAACGCGCACTCGTATCGAGTCGCTGACCATGTATTCAGAATCGTCGACACTGAGAACGAATTCGTAATCGCCAACCTCCGGTAAGACAACCGGCGTAATCAATGAATGAGGCGAGGAAATAGATGCAGCAGGGCCACTCTTCTGAGTCCAACTTATCTGCAACGGTTGGCCGGTAGGCTTGTCATCGTCAACCGCAATACCCGTCAGTTCAATCGGACCGGAGATGCTCCCTATCGTAAGGTCCGGACCAGCGCTGATCGACGGGGGCAGATTCAATGACGGGTAGGAGGCATATCCACTCGAACCTACTTGGTAGATCGACTCAATTTCCACAGGCGACAGCGGACGCTTGTGAAGCGTGATTTCGTCCAACTTGCCTTTGAAAAAACGTCCTTCGGCAAGCGAAGCGCCTGCCACGAAATCTAGACTCGTTTGCGGCGTAAACAAACCGAGGTTTTCTGAAGCTATTTCCGCACCATCCAAGTACAAGCGCCCCATACCGCTCACTGCATCGTAGGTCAGAGCCACGTGCTGCCATTTATCCAACTGCATGACGTTATAAGCGGATAAGGTATGCTCGTTCCCAGAGGTGTCGCGCAAGAAGCCAAATACCCCCTGCCCGTACCACCACTGCCTGAGACTTACGCCCGAGAGGCTCCCTTCAGCCCACTCGACAAGCGGAGTGTCCCTATACTCGGACGGGTTTACCCAAAGCTCGAGAGTCAACCCATCTTCCGATGCACCTACGTCAATTCCAGTTCCACCCAATGCGGAGGCTCGGCTTGAAACGCCATCGAAGTTCAGACCCTCGCCTACGATGCCCGTAGCAAAGTTTACTCCTTGGTGGATCGTAAGGTTGTGAACACCAGATACAGCTTCGCTAGGATCATCGTCAAGCGGCCACCAAGCGGCAATGCCAGACAAAGTTTCGGCCGCCGCAGGACCCACTCTCACGGTCAGGGTATCCGTCGAACGAGAGATTCCATCGCTGACCGCGATTTCGAGGATGTATACGCCTTCAGCGTCAAACTGAACCAAAGTGGCCGCAGCGTTTTCCTCTGAGAAGGAGACCGAGCTCGGTCCACTAAATGTAGACCACTGGATACTGAGGGAATTATTCGGCAACCCGTCGTCGTCAACAGTGGCCGATAGATAAACAGGCGAATCAAGGTCAAGCAGCGTAAGGTCATCTCCCGCTCTGACAACTGGTGCCTTGTTGTTCAAAGGCGTCTTGCCAGAGGCCCCTGCTCCGTAAATAGCTGAAATCTGTGCCCTCGACAGCGATTCGTTGTAGAGGGAAATCTCATCGAGCTTTCCAATAAAATAACGATCCTCCCTCGGAGAACCACCCGCTACAAAATCGAACGAAGTCTGAGTATCGACTAGTCCAATTTTCTTAACAGCCACCTCTTCACCGTTGCGATACAAACTGGCGACACCGGTAGATGGACTGTAGGACAGCGCCACATGCTGCCAACTGTTCAGCTCAAGCACATCTTGAGCGAATACTTCGTGTACAACACCTGAAGCATCACGGATAAAGCCATAGAGTCCACGACCAAACCACCATTGCCTAAGACTGACTCCATAGCTAGAGTCGTCCGCCCATTCCACAAGAGGTGTATCTCGAAACTCCGATGGATTCATC is a genomic window of Pelagicoccus enzymogenes containing:
- a CDS encoding Ig-like domain-containing protein, which produces MKKRNTVLRYVLQLLVAFLLSVHLTAETGDRLATASIIIEHPPTINGLVDGDIRFNKEGVLNLNSGAEISGILKVPGTPTVKINANGFVGEILEGEGSVYPSNYRVHVNGSAIVSTVLTKSDPEPLSHPKSAIAPSGYRKVTINSPFDDPGDFATIRDFSVNSEGLSFHVSPGAYGRFSLSNGSELVLGSSGSNEPVVYSFERIQLNGNSKITLLSEVVIDLSNGFSTSGTIGSEEHPEWLSLNVSKGGVNLNDHGRIYGRLKAPVGHVNINSHARLEGALEANRLNLNAKGEIVARLAVNPTENTPPVASGKTVDTLEDVPIALALIASDADGDELGYTVLASPENGVLSGELPNLIYTPDLNFFGTDSFTFSANDGFEESNVAMVTIEIESVNDVPVAAALSHSTLEDAPVEMQLKGEDADSTNLVFNITEEPRFGSLDLSELPRVRYIPNQDSDVDDTFTYTVFDGEATSDPAIVAISVTPVNDAPDALPLRFELLEDSVLDLTLVGADAEGAQLEFEIVNQPAYGSIELLQSQDPIVDPDYKYVPNPEWFGSDRFTYRVFDGVDYSGEVSVLIGVQPVNDRPVAVGDLASVNEDNVLIGELDGDDVDGDNLSFALETTPTSGSILVTREGDFEYLPETDYFGNDSFTFSVSDGVLQSDPQTFNIVVLPVNDTPVAISDSVNVTEDVPLQITLVGTDVEEGQLSYAITNPPAHGSLSGTAPDLLYTPNLNYSSPEGDGFSFIVNDGELDSQIANVEIAFAPVNDIPSAEPVEFITVEDTLLSELLTGSDIEGDVLTFNLAQPAENGVVSIGTSGSFTYLPDPDFYGSDSFTFTVSDNVSISTPSIVSLTVSPIDDAPVAKSLSLEIIEDTQYNGFLQGEDSDNDLLEYGMASPPVYGVVRIQSDGSFMYVPNENFYGQDLFSFFVSDGNSNSDPAGVIISVVGVNDGPAVVSTNFSVPENQSLPIILEGFDVEGDSITFSIISSPLNGILLVDGVELTDFPARVPWEKLVYVPTAGYGSTESLQIAANDGLEDSVVATISISIEEAVNQAPIVDAGSDETYFVSASLSQTGGAGALVVCSDEWALSDHAYSVAPTTSAFALNVIRLFADEPGSTFLARSEAGYRGFAQSEFIGDVEDEGHAMVVDPYGPLSLEYLSSFSAVFVDATYPVDRDLLGQYLESGGNVYITMASAFVDPLDEAEFWNPFLAEYGMSIASSWNGLNANIPMETGNALSEEVERLYYWNGASITLQDPDDPALTVVQKSGGELLMVARFKGFEASTMLDGSVSDDGLPLGSEVVSDWKLIEGSDDISFGDFSEPQSRVSFYAPGSYSLRLEATDGELVASDEVEFLVVQNQAPIVSAGSNVYASGPTAAIDLNGFVSDDALPSDTLLTEWTASYGPSSLLFSDATDPETSVSVVDPGVYVLSLEGSDTLDRKSDTTELRVGPLESAPVAASIAAWWPFNASPKDMITGGNSFRSTEDLVFENAKVSAGLLLEGRSSPICVSAGSSLDVGKSEYGFTVEAWVKPSEFRDAAIVEWSSSEESGVGFRQWYFGRGLYGFIRDTDGNEHTVFVRDVLEVDVWQHIALSYDRKTGTARIYIDGRLVKKTNLGVFTPKTNLDLCLGGSKHSGLLYQGAIDELALYREPLEDGEVSAIYAAGLAGKLPVEYSYPTVDAGVDLVLKDSEAPAQLNAVIKDDSSEVVVGWSLYDGPGSVAFTDSGSLSTEAHFDTAGIYLLEVSVYDGIVRSFDRVEVRVGTRSVDPANSLAAWWPLNGTPEEVLNGKHDFELDVGTEFGTGFSSLGVDFDGNPGVLEAHAATGLDIGPSPQGWTVELWMNPSEFRDTPLVEWADDSSYGVSLRQWWFGRGLYGFIRDASGVVHEVFAQDVLELNSWQHVALSYSPSTGVASLYRNGEEVAVKKIGLVDTQTSFDFVAGGSPREDRYFIGKLDEISLYNESLSRAQISAIYGAGASGKTPLNNKAPVVRAGDDLTLLDLDSPVYLSATVDDDGLPNNSLSIQWSTFSGPSSVSFSEENAAATLVQFDAEGVYILEIAVSDGISRSTDTLTVRVGPAAAETLSGIAAWWPLDDDPSEAVSGVHNLTIHQGVNFATGIVGEGLNFDGVSSRASALGGTGIDVGASEDGLTLELWVNPSEYRDTPLVEWAEGSLSGVSLRQWWYGQGVFGFLRDTSGNEHTLSAYNVMQLDKWQHVALTYDAVSGMGRLYLDGAEIASENLGLFTPQTSLDFVAGASLAEGRFFKGKLDEITLHKRPLSPVEIESIYQVGSSGYASYPSLNLPPSISAGPDLTIGSISGPIELTGIAVDDDKPTGQPLQISWTQKSGPAASISSPHSLITPVVLPEVGDYEFVLSVDDSEYMVSDSIRVRVGVFENNPPIVSAGMDRTVQVGEILTLEGSALDDDLPLGHSLSTSWTVVSSAGRLTFDDQYDPQSGVVFGSAGVYQLRLDAYDGEYLASDLITVTAYDDVDVSLTLPATGDVFTLEQSIILQADAFAGQTPARSVEFFVNGESVGSVPPLPGSLTHRLSLPAALVDVVNGRIAVYAVANDGRGQAATSKIHEISVVDPQVAAPVAILSQDQASIVTAPTDLMGTASSEIIDRYEVLIRKAGEVTWRTLASSESPVVEGLLAALDTTVLLNGLYELRLETTDLLGRTASDEAVIVVDGGMKVGNLSLAFEDLSVPVSGFPMQVVRSYDSRDASKGDFGNGWQMALSNMLIQKNRPIGTNWMATQEAVSVPFFGDTIRYRVESSRDNLVLIRLPDDSVAVFKAVASPAYKDHTPLRDPKIAFEPLGDTLGSLEIVGDDEVWISSFSGETDLESEAFAFDVFDPKRFKYTTEEGQEFVIDEDLGLLSMTDRNGNTLTISDDGVAHSSGLGIAFTRDAEGRITAITDPENQTLSYAYDAEGRLETFTNRSDETFTYLYENPHFPNYLTDIVGPDGKSVLASEFDANGRLASQTDANGESFDFIHDIENFKETVVNRLGVTTVHTYDIEGDVTLTEVFDTEGILVQSTAYEYDARGNETKVTDSLGNVTERSYDGSDNLLSETQTVSVDGIPTASTTSYTYDSANNPLTITDALSNTTTFAYDASGNLLSQTDALENVTQFTYDASGNLESITDPLGNQTVFTISLEGYQTSSAVYDADGVLVQYQSFEYDSLGQQIRSKDYDLPEGASETTQAVLYRYTDYDYDGEGRQTSTVVYDANDILLTSSSTDYDSRGQVSRQTDALGRYSEFVYDDYGNRTQSARYDENDALLASESWTYDAEGRQSSYSDVLGRLMKYDYDAHGRQTTVRFIGLVDENGEDLDPSDNTETHTIYDSIGRVEATVDERGKVTLYEYDENCGCSGHRAKVIDPLLNETVSSYDLNGNQTSVLDANGHLTLFEYDALNRPTRTTFHDGTYNETVYDALGRRIAIIDQNGLRTDYVYDALGRLVEVRQPAPAAGDPRPVTYYGYDSRGNQTSQIDAEGRETKYEYDELGRRVKRILPELQEESYQYDALGNLIAKTDFNGYTTVFEYDRQNRLVKETADPTHPSLTHYNAPSWIERSYDVAGNLLTSAVVNGQSHGEQTLYNETRTYDERNRLATRSTPEGTLSYAYDVAGNLESTTSSNADGIQNRYTYDALNRLESVNDDRLAASLSLTSYTYDDVGNLDTIVYGNGIRHDYAYDTLNRLTNLSILRSDTSLAQSYAYTLGNAGNRETIAEARGRVTHYEYDSLYRLSKETILGTSSGASGIVAYGYDAVGNRTSRVSSLHGVNGQNFTYDDNDRLDGNVYDANGNTLSSVDGREGISDTVTDVYDFRNRLIRRIREDGQVINLSYDADGNRVGKQLLDISQSVLRNTSYLVDLNNHTGYAQVVEERLNEGAGYSLAARYTYGHDLISQTRDEGTSWYLYDGHGSVRALVDETETVTDEYEYDAFGILLSSSAATKNVYLYTGEQYDADLGMYFLRARYLNAGTGRFHNMDTYEGRNGEPLTLHKYLYAHNNPVMMVDPSGNVAMVTLAQGNFARLMLHSMAAFRTAFLVNVGIQARTVSVAAPLIRELQGLSAELASLNPAGAANINGMIDTLQDMINPQESLFKTLALSSYAGFAASLPPPWNNIGWIPTIINSGKQAALVYYINAAAYASIGFDSDKLSLRSEIDLHSISSILSVVFGFRSPAKDIAPATSLVRDLRSGSFRSAGANLEQLGLNLSHYGHVGAHALSMYEGRSGTASVIGGSGKVVYVGTGVFSR
- a CDS encoding helix-turn-helix domain-containing protein translates to MNTRIMRPLNLIFPMDSDFNNAMAQRLIQLRKNEGLTQVEVAERLGISQGTYAHYERGFRRIPLERLPSLAQALSTTEEELLGLERKNGKRGPASQLERRFEAIRKLPQTRQKEILKVVDALLAQAS